In a genomic window of Lycium ferocissimum isolate CSIRO_LF1 chromosome 9, AGI_CSIRO_Lferr_CH_V1, whole genome shotgun sequence:
- the LOC132031244 gene encoding E3 ubiquitin-protein ligase RMA3-like, with amino-acid sequence MVITRVGPDDDVSVKKQNSVPFPTTTSDNVASCFDCNICLDSAHDPVVTLCGHLYCWPCIYKWFQVESSGPAGSSKCPVCKARISNSSLVPLYGRGISSLESEPKKSQEDVEIPHRPRAIGTTTPRNSPSPISHLHQRLRPTFQHHRQYIPQAFGSFAAMAPSSFGEMISARMFGSTGTRVIAYPHPSSYVIRGSGGGPRMGREEMQVDKFLNRLSIFLFCCFILCLLLF; translated from the coding sequence ATGGTAATTACCCGTGTTGGGCCTGATGACGATGTTTCTGTTAAGAAGCAAAATTCAGTTCCTTTTCCAACAACAACCTCTGATAATGTAGCTTCCTGTTTCGATTGCAACATTTGCCTTGACTCAGCACATGATCCTGTAGTCACCCTCTGCGGTCACCTCTACTGCTGGCCTTGCATTTACAAGTGGTTCCAGGTTGAGAGCTCTGGACCAGCAGGATCATCTAAATGTCCAGTCTGTAAAGCTCGCATTTCAAACTCCTCATTGGTACCTCTCTATGGTCGTGGGATATCATCACTGGAGTCCGAACCCAAGAAGTCTCAAGAAGATGTGGAAATACCTCATAGGCCTCGAGCGATTGGAACAACCACTCCGCGTAATTCACCGTCTCCAATTTCTCACTTGCATCAGCGACTTCGTCCCACATTTCAACATCACCGGCAATACATTCCCCAAGCCTTTGGTAGCTTTGCAGCTATGGCTCCATCTAGCTTTGGAGAAATGATCTCTGCAAGAATGTTTGGAAGCACAGGCACACGTGTAATAGCTTATCCTCATCCGAGCTCTTACGTAATCCGAGGAAGTGGTGGTGGTCCTAGGATGGGAAGGGAAGAAATGCAGGTGGACAAATTTCTTAACAGATTGTCCATCTTTCTTTTCTGCTGCTTCATCCTGTGCCTTCTCCTGTTTTGA